A window from Mytilus galloprovincialis chromosome 8, xbMytGall1.hap1.1, whole genome shotgun sequence encodes these proteins:
- the LOC143084926 gene encoding BTB/POZ domain-containing protein KCTD12-like — MSEKGSDFPELVELNVGGVFYTTYLSTLTKEKDSLLGQMFNGSSKTKIVKDSKGKYFIDRDGVLFRYVLDYLRNQKLTLPENFHEKERLKQEADHYQLPSLAKSITISLPKLASISNRIPPIANSNSLSPISGESRVPAYITLGYRGTFAFGRDGLADVKFRKLSRIIVCGKVSVCREVFKDTLNESRDPDRGVQDRYTARFFLKHTYLEQALDQLAEEGFKLVGCCGSGTNNVGEVKAGMDTEEARWQHYNEFIFERC; from the coding sequence ATGTCGGAAAAGGGAAGTGATTTTCCTGAGCTTGTTGAATTAAATGTTGGTGGTGTATTTTACACAACTTACCTTTCAACATTAACCAAGGAAAAAGATTCATTACTTGGACAAATGTTTAATGGCTCGTCAAAAACTAAAATTGTCAAGGACAgtaaaggaaaatattttattgacagGGACGGCGTTCTCTTTCGGTATGTACTTGATTATTTAAGAAACCAGAAACTAACATTACCAGAAAATTTTCATGAAAAGGAAAGACTTAAACAGGAAGCCGACCACTATCAGTTACCAAGCTTAGCAAAGTCAATAACCATATCACTTCCAAAACTTGCTAGCATATCCAATCGCATTCCACCAATCGCTAATAGTAACTCACTCTCTCCTATATCGGGAGAGAGCAGGGTACCAGCATACATAACTCTGGGATACAGAGGAACTTTTGCATTTGGTCGTGACGGATTGGCTGACGTTAAATTCCGGAAGTTAAGTAGGATTATTGTTTGCGGCAAAGTTTCTGTGTGTCGAGAAGTTTTCAAAGACACTTTAAATGAATCACGTGATCCAGATCGCGGTGTCCAGGACAGATATACTGCGAGATTCTTTCTAAAGCATACATACTTGGAGCAAGCATTAGATCAACTTGCAGAAGAAGGGTTTAAATTAGTTGGATGTTGTGGATCGGGAACAAACAACGTTGGAGAGGTAAAAGCCGGAATGGATACGGAGGAGGCCCGATGGCAACACTATAACGAATTTATCTTTGAGAGATGTTAA